A region from the Lolium perenne isolate Kyuss_39 chromosome 4, Kyuss_2.0, whole genome shotgun sequence genome encodes:
- the LOC127293088 gene encoding probable LRR receptor-like serine/threonine-protein kinase At2g16250: MMRRARGLWAALLLLLLHLAAAALAQQGRLTSRADLAGLYALRGSLGLRARDWPRRADPCTTWSGVTCRGGRVVALTLAGLRRTRLGRLAPRFDVEGLRNLSRLEAFAAAGFPLPGPIPRWLGAGLAPTFQTLDLSACAVTGEIAAEALAGLANLTSLSLAGNLLSGPLPAAALAGLARLTTLNLSGNAFSGALPDAVWSLPQLRILDVSRTNLTGALPSPLVPSPALQAVDLSGNLFYGAVPDAFSQLFNRLDTANISGNYFDGNLTAAGNVSSAMNCFVGLAGQRTTEDCQQFYDTRGLPYAGSVPAPQPAPPAGTKSKKPKNLKYILIGAIGGGVLLLAVVAAIVFCVVCSGRRRSDQRESGSPSAPPPGVQRTARASAAAAAGGSQTAASPTNTAKVGDSFAYDQLADATSGFADERIIKHGHSGDLYYGQLQDGTTVVVKRITSRVTRKDAYMTELDLFGKGLHQRLVPFVGHCLDKEDEKVLVYRFVRNGDLSSSLHRKQGEEEEGMQSLDWIKRLKIATGVAEALCYLHHECTPPMVHRDVQASSILLDDKFEVRLGSLSEVCPQEGESHQNVITKLLRFSSTADQGSSGSPSATCSYDVYCFGKVLLELVTGRLGISASSDSKTSDWLDNTLRYINIYEKELMSKIIDPSLIIDEDHLEEVWAMAIVAKSCLNPRSSKRPPMKYILKALENPLKVVREDNGSSSARLRATSSRGSWNAAFFGSWRHSSSEIGPSRDDHMFKRSETIKSSGGSNGEHSSSRRRQSKEIFPEPSGSRDTED, from the exons ATGATGCGGCGCGCGCGCGGGCTCTGGGCggcgctgctgctcctcctgctgcacctggcggcggcggcgctcgcgcAGCAGGGCCGCCTCACGTCGCGGGCGGATCTCGCGGGCCTCTACGCGCTGCGGGGCTCGCTCGGCCTACGAGCGCGCGACTGGCCGCGCCGCGCCGACCCGTGCACCACCTGGTCCGGCGTGACCTGCCGCGGCGGCCGCGTCGTCGCTCTCACCCTCGCCGGCCTGCGCCGCACTCGGCTGGGCCGCCTCGCCCCGCGCTTCGACGTCGAGGGCCTGCGCAACCTCTCGCGGCTCGAGGCCTTCGCCGCCGCCGGGTTCCCGCTCCCCGGCCCCATCCCGCGCTGGCTCGGCGCGGGGCTCGCGCCCACCTTCCAGACCCTCGACCTCTCCGCCTGCGCCGTCACGGGCGAGATCGCGGCCGAGGCCCTCGCGGGCCTCGCCAACCTCACCAGCCTCAGCCTCGCGGGGAACCTCCTCTCGGGCCCGCTCCCCGCCGCCGCGCTGGCGGGGCTCGCGCGGCTGACGACCCTCAACCTCTCCGGCAATGCCTTCTCCGGCGCGCTCCCCGACGCCGTCTGGTCGCTCCCGCAGCTCCGCATTCTCGACGTCTCCCGCACCAACCTCACCGGCGCATTGCCATCGCCGCTCGTGCCGTCACCAGCCCTGCAGGCGGTAGATCTGTCCGGGAACCTCTTCTACGGCGCAGTGCCGGACGCCTTCAGCCAGCTCTTCAACCGGCTGGACACGGCCAACATCTCCGGGAACTACTTTGACGGCAACCTAACCGCTGCTGGAAACGTGTCGTCTGCCATGAACTGCTTCGTCGGCCTCGCCGGGCAGCGTACCACGGAGGACTGCCAGCAGTTCTACGACACGCGTGGGTTGCCGTACGCCGGGTCGGTCCCCGCGCCGCAGCCAGCGCCGCCAGCTGGAACCAAGAGCAAGAAGCCCAAGAATCTCAAGTACATTTTGATCGGGGCCATCGGCGGCGGGGTCCTGCTGCTCGCCGTGGTTGCGGCCATCGTGTTCTGCGTTGTGTGttccgggaggcggaggagcgACCAGAGGGAAAGCGGGTctccaagcgcgccgccgcctggGGTGCAAAGGACTGCCAGGGCTTCCGCAGCAGCTGCTGCTGGTGGCTCCCAGACTGCCGCTTCGCCGACAAACACAGCGAAGGTTGGCGATTCATTTGCTTATGACCAGCTCGCCGATGCCACCTCAGGGTTTGCGGACGAGAGGATCATCAAGCACGGTCACTCGGGCGATCTGTACTATGGTCAGCTCCAAGACGGCACTACCGTGGTCGTGAAGAGGATCACCTCCCGCGTGACCAGGAAAGATGCGTATATGACGGAGCTGGATTTATTCGGGAAAGGTCTGCATCAGAGGCTGGTGCCGTTCGTGGGGCATTGCCTGGATAAGGAGGACGAGAAGGTTCTTGTGTATAGGTTTGTTCGGAATGGTGACCTGTCAAGTTCGCTGCATAGAAAGCaaggggaggaagaggagggAATGCAATCGTTGGATTGGATAAAGAGGTTGAAGATTGCAACAGGGGTAGCTGAGGCGCTGTGCTACCTTCATCATGAGTGTACTCCACCCATGGTTCACAG GGATGTGCAGGCCAGCAGTATTCTCCTTGATGATAAATTTGAAGTTCGCCTTGGAAGTTTGAGTGAGGTGTGTCCTCAAGAAGGGGAAAGTCACCAAAATGTCATCACAAAGCTATTAAGATTCTCATC GACGGCGGATCAAGGTTCTTCTG GTTCTCCATCTGCAACATGTTCATATGATGTCTACTGCTTCGGAAAAGTTTTGCTGGAGCTGGTGACAGGGAGACTTGGTATCAGTGCATCAAGTGACAGTAAAACAAGTGATTGGCTTGATAACACTCTGAGGTACATCAACATTTATGAGAAAGAGCTCATGAGCAAAATCATTGATCCATCCCTGATTATCGACGAGGATCATTTGGAGGAAGTATGGGCAATGGCAATTGTCGCGAAGTCTTGCTTGAATCCCCGGTCTTCAAAACGCCCACCAATGAAATATATCCTAAAGGCACTAGAGAATCCTTTGAAAGTGGTCAGAGAAGACAATGGCTCTAGCTCGGCCAGGTTGAGAGCAACATCTTCAAGGGGTTCGTGGAATGCTGCATTCTTCGGTAGTTGGCGGCATAGCTCATCCGAGATAGGTCCTTCAAGGGATGACCACATGTTCAAACGCTCAGAGACAATCAAATCATCTGGAGGGAGCAATGGTGAACATTCTTCTTCTCGCAGGAGGCAATCTAAGGAGATCTTCCCCGAGCCATCTGGCTCTCGTGACACCGAGGATTAA